CACTAAGGTATAATCACCAAAACGTTCCAAGACATGAAAACGCGTCACTGCCGGCTTCCCTTTAGCAGTCACAGCCTGTTTCTTACGGTCTTTTTCGCTCCGACCAATCGGTGCTTCAATGACACCACGATCATTGGGAAGATTGCCATGAACAATCGCCCAGTATTTACGTAGAGACTTCTTATCCTTGAGTTCTTGGGCAAGTGCTAAGTGGGCCTCATCATTTTTAGCAATCATGAGGAGACCAGACGTGTCCTTGTCAATACGGTGAACAATTCCCGGTCGGAGAACCCCATTGATACCTGATAGGTCCTTGATATGGTACATGAGGGCATTGACCAAGGTTCCGCTAGTATGACCGGCACTGGGATGAACCACCATCCCTTGAGGTTTGTTGACGACGGCTACATCCTCATCTTGGTAGATAATTTCGAGCGGAATATCCTCAGCCACATACTCTAAAACCTCTGGTTCTGGCACATGGTAGGTGACGATATCCCCCTCTTGGACAGTGTATTTTGCTTTCTTGGCTTGCCCATTAACCAAGACTTGTCCAGCCTTGATTTGTTCATTAGCGAGACTGCGTGACAATTCTGTCAGGTCAGACAGAGCCTTGTCTAAACGTTGCCCACCAGTTTCAATTTTTATTTCCATTTACTTCCTCTTTTAGCATTGCAATCAATAAAACAATGACACCAACTGTCAAATAGCTGTCAGCCACATTGAAAATCGCAAAGTTGATAAAGTCTAGGTGAAACATATCCACCACAAAACCTTGACTCATTCTGTCGATAAAGTTACCCAGACCTCCAGCGATTATCAAGGTCAGTCCAAAAACCAACCAGAGAGAGTCCTCCATGTGTTTATGTAGATACCAAATGGCACCTACCATGACGACCAGTGTAATGACAGCAAATAACCACTGCTGATCTTGCAGCATGGAGAAGGCTGCCCCTCTATTTTGCAGATAGGTCAAGCTAACGAGATTGGGGATCCACGAACGCACTTCACCCAGTGGAATCTGCTGGACAACATAGGCTTTAACCCACTGATCCAGCCCAATCAAAAGCAGTACAATGACTGCTACTATTCCTCTTTTTTTCATGATTTCCTCTTTTGATCAAAATATTCTTGCATGACTTCTACAAAAAGAGTACCAGCTTGGCTAAGCTCCACTTCTTCCCGTTTGACATAGACCATGCGGTTATCTAGATTATCCTTGAGACGAATGACTGTGATGCCATTGACACTGTCACTATCCAAAAATCCAGAACCTGTCGCATAGGCGTCTGTCCGCTCTAAAATACCATTCAAAGTAGCACGGTCCGTCACATTGAACATCTGCGAGCTCGCGCTGGTGTCGACAAAGTTCTCTGAATAGTATAGGTACTCATCCTTTTCCTGGGTAAAACGAACCGTTGGTAAATCCGCTAGGTCCTCCATGACCAATTCCTCTTTCTGTGCTAAAGGATGCCCTTCACGAAGATAAATGTGAGTCTGGAAAGGAATTAGTTCGATAACTTCTAAACCAAGCTTTTCAACCCGTTGCATGATGCCCTTTTTATTTTGATTGTTGAGGTAGATAATCCCAATCTCACTATGCCCTTGGGCTACTTCGTCTAAAATTTGAACAGTAGTTGATTCAAAAATACGGAAGTTCTTATAGTCAGGATAGCGCTCTGAAAAAGCCGTAATCGTCGGTGGCAAGAAGTCATAGTGCTGACTGGCAATGGAAAATTCATCCTTTTCTTCCTCAGGATTGGCATATTGATTTTGAAAAACATCAAAGCCTTTGACCAATTCTTGCGCTTTCTCATAAAATTCCATTCCACGACGAGTCAAAAATGTTCCCGAACTAGTTCGACGGAAAATCTTAAAACCTAGCTCTTTTTCCAAATCGCGAACAGAAATAGACAGACTCGGCTGACTAACATACATCTTTTCAGCAGCTTCACGGAAAGTACCACTATTGGCAATAGCCACAACATAGCGTAATTGTTGAATGTTCATCTTTTACCCCCAACTTCTCTATCTGTTCATTATACCATATTTCAGAACTTTTCCAAAAAGGAAAAGATATCCATCACAAACTCAAAGCTAACTACTCTCTATTAAATTAAATATAGATATCAAAACAAAAAATAGGCTCTCCGAAAACTCGGAAAGCCTGATTTTATGCTACTTCTAGCTTCCTCGCCTTTTCATTTTAAGGCTCGGGATAAAAAGGCTCACTGAACCTTTTTATTTTGCGATCGGGTAAACAGAAACTTGTTTTTTATCGCGACCTTTACGTTCGAAGCGTACTACGCCTTCAACTTTAGCGAACAAAGTATCGTCTCCACCACGTCCAACGTTTACACCTGGGTAGATGTGTGTACCACGTTGACGGTAAAGGATTGATCCACCTGTTACAGTTTGTCCGTCAGCTGCTTTAGCTCCAAGACGTTTCGCTTGTGAATCACGTCCGTTTGATGTAGAACCTCCACCTTTTTTGTGGGCGAAAAGTTGCAAGTTGTTAAGAGTCATTTTTAACATAATGTTTTCCTCCGTGTTAGTTTTCTGTGATAACTCTGGTTTGGACGAACTCAGAAGAGTTCTCCGATAAGTTTGCCATACCTAAGAAAAATGATTCAAAGAATAACTGCGTCATTTCTCTCTGGTGCGAAGGAAGATCCGCTGGTATTTCAACCTTTAGATAGCCACCTTCATCTTCGTTTAATTCTAAGATTGGTTCATAGCCTGCAAATTTCTCAATGGAATTGACAAAGTTAATGGCAAGCGTAGAAACCGATGCACACACGACATCTAAGCCGTATTCGCCACTTTCGGCGTGTCCAGTAATTTCCGCACTCCTCAGCTCGCCATCTTCGGCTCTCTCAAAGACTGCTTGTATCATGTGTTCTCCTTAAAAATTAAGCGTTGATCGCGTTGATGACAACTTTTGTATATGGTTGACGGTGACCTTGTTTGCGGTGGCTACCTTTTTTAGGTTTGTACTTGTAAGTAACAACTTTCTTTTGTTTTCCTTGTTTTTCAACAGTTCCAACTACAGTAGCTCCAGCAACAAGTGGAGTTCCGACAACAGTGTTTTCACCACCAACAAGAACAACTTCGTTAAAAGTAACTTCTTGACCAGCTTCAACGTTCAATTTTTCAACGTAGATTGCTTGACCAACTTCAACTTTAACTTGTTTTCCGCCAGTTTTGATAATTGCGTATGTGCTCATTATGCACCTCCTATGATTTTTAGGGTTTCCCCGTATTTTTGTGAAGACTCGCCTAGCATCGTGGGACGAACCACTTAAAAGAAGAGCTCTAAGCATAACAAAGTTTAAATTTTGTATACGACGAGCAACGATGTTCGTGCGGTTGCACAGGATTGTGCATAGTCAACTCTTCAAGTATAGCATATCTTCTTTTTTCTTACAAGTAAAATCAATCAAATTTAAGCTTTTTCTTTCCCTTTTTTTCTCCAAGAAGCAAAAAGCATGCTGAAGTAAAAGATACTCATCATAAGAGGAATACCTAGAATTGTCTTCTCCTGATAGTAAATCGTCAAATAAGCCGAAAAAATGAC
Above is a window of Streptococcus oralis subsp. dentisani DNA encoding:
- the rpmA gene encoding 50S ribosomal protein L27, yielding MLKMTLNNLQLFAHKKGGGSTSNGRDSQAKRLGAKAADGQTVTGGSILYRQRGTHIYPGVNVGRGGDDTLFAKVEGVVRFERKGRDKKQVSVYPIAK
- the lspA gene encoding signal peptidase II; protein product: MKKRGIVAVIVLLLIGLDQWVKAYVVQQIPLGEVRSWIPNLVSLTYLQNRGAAFSMLQDQQWLFAVITLVVMVGAIWYLHKHMEDSLWLVFGLTLIIAGGLGNFIDRMSQGFVVDMFHLDFINFAIFNVADSYLTVGVIVLLIAMLKEEVNGNKN
- a CDS encoding ribosomal-processing cysteine protease Prp is translated as MIQAVFERAEDGELRSAEITGHAESGEYGLDVVCASVSTLAINFVNSIEKFAGYEPILELNEDEGGYLKVEIPADLPSHQREMTQLFFESFFLGMANLSENSSEFVQTRVITEN
- the rplU gene encoding 50S ribosomal protein L21 translates to MSTYAIIKTGGKQVKVEVGQAIYVEKLNVEAGQEVTFNEVVLVGGENTVVGTPLVAGATVVGTVEKQGKQKKVVTYKYKPKKGSHRKQGHRQPYTKVVINAINA
- a CDS encoding RluA family pseudouridine synthase, producing the protein MEIKIETGGQRLDKALSDLTELSRSLANEQIKAGQVLVNGQAKKAKYTVQEGDIVTYHVPEPEVLEYVAEDIPLEIIYQDEDVAVVNKPQGMVVHPSAGHTSGTLVNALMYHIKDLSGINGVLRPGIVHRIDKDTSGLLMIAKNDEAHLALAQELKDKKSLRKYWAIVHGNLPNDRGVIEAPIGRSEKDRKKQAVTAKGKPAVTRFHVLERFGDYTLVELQLETGRTHQIRVHMAYIGHPVAGDEVYGPRKTLKGYGQFLHAKTLGFTHPRTGETMEFTADIPEIFKETLERLRQTENR
- a CDS encoding LysR family transcriptional regulator; translation: MNIQQLRYVVAIANSGTFREAAEKMYVSQPSLSISVRDLEKELGFKIFRRTSSGTFLTRRGMEFYEKAQELVKGFDVFQNQYANPEEEKDEFSIASQHYDFLPPTITAFSERYPDYKNFRIFESTTVQILDEVAQGHSEIGIIYLNNQNKKGIMQRVEKLGLEVIELIPFQTHIYLREGHPLAQKEELVMEDLADLPTVRFTQEKDEYLYYSENFVDTSASSQMFNVTDRATLNGILERTDAYATGSGFLDSDSVNGITVIRLKDNLDNRMVYVKREEVELSQAGTLFVEVMQEYFDQKRKS